The following proteins are co-located in the Gloeocapsa sp. PCC 7428 genome:
- a CDS encoding DMT family transporter, whose product MVVYLKLILTAVVWGGTFIAGRVIVQDLDPFSAAFCRFAVSSICLLFLTLKQEGQLPRLHQKQLIQVILLGMTGVFAYNAFFFLGLQTIAASRAALIVALNPTFIALGSALFFKDKLTAFKIIGIIVSLLGAALAISRGNVVNILDDNLSIGDLFLFGCVFSWVAYTLIGKLAMQQLSPLVATTYACLIGTIALFFPALSEGILQHFFQINFVTWLVIWYLGFLSSALGFIWYSEGVRVIGPAKAAIFINLVPVSAILLAAVLLREEITLSLLAGGILVVMGVFLTNKA is encoded by the coding sequence TTGGTAGTTTATCTCAAATTAATATTAACAGCAGTAGTTTGGGGCGGTACATTTATTGCAGGAAGAGTCATTGTTCAAGATTTAGACCCTTTTTCTGCTGCATTCTGCCGTTTTGCTGTTTCTTCAATTTGTTTACTTTTTCTCACGCTCAAGCAAGAAGGACAGTTACCGCGTCTTCATCAAAAGCAACTCATACAAGTTATTTTACTAGGTATGACAGGGGTATTTGCCTACAATGCTTTCTTTTTTCTTGGCTTACAAACCATTGCTGCTAGCCGCGCAGCGTTGATTGTCGCTTTAAACCCGACATTTATTGCGCTTGGTTCTGCCTTATTTTTCAAAGATAAACTTACAGCTTTTAAAATAATAGGAATTATTGTTTCTTTATTAGGAGCCGCTTTGGCAATTAGTAGAGGGAACGTAGTCAATATATTGGATGATAATCTAAGTATAGGAGATCTATTTTTATTTGGTTGTGTCTTTAGCTGGGTTGCATATACGCTAATTGGTAAACTAGCCATGCAACAACTTTCGCCTTTAGTTGCTACTACTTATGCTTGTTTGATTGGCACTATTGCCTTATTTTTTCCTGCGTTATCAGAAGGAATCTTACAACATTTTTTTCAAATTAATTTCGTTACTTGGTTAGTGATTTGGTATTTAGGTTTTTTAAGTTCGGCGCTGGGTTTTATTTGGTATTCTGAAGGCGTTAGAGTAATAGGTCCTGCTAAAGCGGCTATTTTTATTAATTTAGTACCAGTATCAGCAATTTTGCTAGCAGCAGTTTTATTACGAGAAGAAATTACTTTAAGTCTTCTAGCAGGTGGGATTTTAGTAGTAATGGGCGTATTTCTTACGAATAAAGCTTAA
- a CDS encoding NUDIX hydrolase, which yields MSEQFGVAIAILYRQNQFLMQLRDDIPGILYPGHWGLFGGHIEPGELPDTAIVRELQEEISYTPPTISKFGCYCDTSVVRHVYHAPLTVELDRLVLHEGWDLGLLTPEQILQGECYSKKAQDTKPLGTPHQKILLDFIELKLYS from the coding sequence ATGAGTGAACAATTTGGTGTTGCGATCGCCATTCTCTATCGCCAAAATCAATTTCTCATGCAATTACGCGACGATATTCCTGGAATCCTCTATCCTGGTCATTGGGGTTTATTCGGCGGTCACATCGAACCTGGAGAACTTCCTGATACTGCTATCGTCCGAGAACTTCAAGAAGAAATTAGCTACACTCCACCTACAATATCTAAATTCGGCTGCTATTGTGATACAAGCGTTGTACGTCATGTTTATCACGCGCCTTTAACCGTAGAACTCGATCGACTGGTTCTTCATGAAGGGTGGGATTTGGGTTTATTAACACCTGAGCAAATTTTACAAGGTGAATGCTACTCTAAAAAAGCTCAAGATACTAAACCTTTAGGCACACCTCACCAAAAAATTTTACTGGACTTTATTGAGCTTAAGCTTTATTCGTAA
- the folD gene encoding bifunctional methylenetetrahydrofolate dehydrogenase/methenyltetrahydrofolate cyclohydrolase FolD yields the protein MVMKQAQLLDGKALAQRLQSELKEQIQKQTSIGRPPGLAVLMVGDNPASAAYVRNKERACTNVGIASFGQHFSVEVTQSELEQTIHRLNQDDRVDGILVQLPLPEHLDAVALLHQIDPDKDADGLHPTNLGRLVRGEQGLRSCTPAGVMRLLQEYQIPLKGKQAVVVGRSILVGKPLALMLLEADATVTIAHSRSQDLGTITQSADILVGAVGRPGLITADMVKSGAVVVDVGINRVTDASGSSRLVGDVDFDAVQNVAEYITPVPGGIGPMTVAMLLQNTFTSYLQRH from the coding sequence ATGGTTATGAAGCAAGCACAGTTACTCGATGGTAAAGCTTTGGCGCAACGTCTGCAAAGCGAACTCAAAGAACAAATTCAAAAACAAACTTCGATTGGACGCCCACCAGGATTAGCAGTATTAATGGTAGGCGATAATCCTGCAAGCGCTGCGTATGTGCGTAATAAAGAACGTGCTTGCACGAATGTGGGGATTGCTTCGTTTGGGCAACATTTCAGCGTAGAAGTAACGCAATCAGAACTAGAACAGACAATTCATCGCCTTAATCAAGATGACCGAGTTGATGGCATTTTAGTACAGTTACCTTTACCCGAACATTTAGATGCAGTTGCATTATTACATCAAATCGATCCTGATAAAGATGCGGATGGATTGCATCCTACGAACCTAGGAAGACTTGTGCGCGGGGAACAAGGGTTGCGTAGCTGTACTCCCGCCGGAGTGATGCGGCTGTTGCAAGAATATCAAATTCCACTCAAAGGTAAACAAGCGGTTGTTGTGGGACGCAGTATTTTAGTTGGTAAGCCTTTAGCTTTGATGCTCCTCGAAGCCGATGCGACAGTAACAATTGCGCATTCGCGATCGCAAGATTTAGGGACAATTACACAATCTGCTGATATTTTAGTTGGTGCTGTCGGTCGTCCAGGACTGATTACAGCAGATATGGTAAAATCTGGGGCGGTTGTTGTCGATGTCGGAATTAATCGCGTGACAGATGCGAGTGGTAGTAGCCGCTTAGTCGGTGATGTAGACTTTGACGCGGTGCAAAATGTTGCCGAATATATTACTCCGGTTCCTGGGGGGATTGGTCCGATGACAGTCGCGATGTTATTACAAAATACCTTTACAAGTTACTTACAGCGCCACTAG
- the crtE gene encoding geranylgeranyl diphosphate synthase CrtE — protein MVVTDNPQTPQEKVPFDLPAYLQQRQSQVEAALDRAIPIAYPEKIYEAMRYSLLAGGKRLRPILCLATCELAGGTTEMAIPTACALEMIHTMSLIHDDLPAMDNDDYRRGMLTNHKVYGEDIAILAGDGLLAYAFEYVAAKTENVPAPRVLQVISRLGRAVGAAGLVGGQVVDLESEGKADVSIDTLNFIHNHKTAALLEACVACGAILAGAPEADLQRLTRYAQNIGLAFQIVDDILDITATQEELGKTAGKDLQAQKATYPSIWGLEESQRQARQLIQAAIAELDSFGEKALPLQAIAEFITSRTH, from the coding sequence ATGGTAGTAACGGATAACCCACAAACGCCTCAAGAAAAAGTACCATTTGACCTACCAGCTTATTTACAACAGCGACAATCGCAAGTTGAAGCGGCACTTGATCGTGCCATTCCGATCGCTTATCCAGAGAAAATTTATGAAGCGATGCGTTACTCGTTGTTAGCTGGCGGTAAACGGCTGCGTCCGATTTTGTGTCTTGCAACCTGCGAACTAGCTGGCGGTACGACAGAAATGGCAATACCAACAGCTTGTGCTTTAGAGATGATTCATACGATGTCGCTCATCCACGATGACCTCCCTGCGATGGATAATGATGATTATCGACGCGGGATGTTGACAAATCACAAAGTTTATGGTGAGGATATTGCGATTCTAGCAGGTGATGGCTTATTAGCGTATGCGTTTGAGTATGTTGCGGCGAAGACCGAAAATGTGCCAGCACCGCGAGTTTTACAGGTGATTAGTCGTCTAGGGCGTGCGGTGGGTGCTGCGGGTTTAGTTGGCGGTCAGGTTGTCGATCTAGAATCAGAAGGAAAAGCGGATGTCTCAATTGACACGCTAAACTTTATTCATAATCACAAAACTGCGGCGTTGTTAGAAGCTTGTGTTGCTTGTGGAGCAATTTTAGCGGGTGCGCCAGAAGCTGACTTACAAAGATTAACTCGTTATGCACAAAATATTGGGTTAGCATTCCAGATTGTTGATGATATTCTGGATATTACTGCGACTCAAGAAGAACTCGGCAAAACTGCTGGTAAAGATTTACAAGCACAAAAAGCAACTTATCCGAGTATTTGGGGCTTGGAAGAATCGCAGCGTCAAGCACGCCAACTGATTCAAGCGGCAATTGCGGAACTTGATTCTTTTGGAGAAAAAGCCCTACCGCTACAAGCGATCGCCGAATTTATCACTAGCCGCACGCACTAA
- a CDS encoding divergent PAP2 family protein: MQDFGDILDNSVLLVAVIACLIAQASKLVVELIKNRKLDMRVLVTTGGMPSAHSALVTALATGIGQTAGWASTEFAIATIFAIIVMYDAAGVRQAAGKQARILNQMIDELFHENKEFNEDRLKELLGHTPFQVIVGSVLGVTISWLASPAY; this comes from the coding sequence ATGCAGGACTTTGGCGACATTCTAGACAACAGCGTACTGCTGGTTGCTGTAATAGCTTGTCTCATCGCTCAAGCATCAAAACTTGTAGTAGAGTTAATCAAAAATCGTAAATTGGATATGCGCGTTCTCGTCACAACGGGGGGAATGCCGAGCGCCCATTCCGCACTTGTTACTGCCTTAGCTACTGGGATTGGACAAACTGCGGGGTGGGCAAGCACCGAGTTTGCGATCGCAACGATTTTTGCGATTATCGTCATGTACGATGCGGCGGGAGTCCGTCAAGCTGCGGGTAAACAAGCACGTATTCTCAATCAAATGATTGACGAACTATTTCACGAAAACAAAGAATTTAACGAAGACCGACTCAAAGAATTACTTGGACATACACCGTTTCAAGTTATTGTGGGTTCAGTTCTTGGCGTTACCATTTCTTGGCTAGCAAGCCCAGCGTATTAG
- a CDS encoding MgPME-cyclase complex family protein encodes MQTYYYVLASQRFLVEEEPLDEVLRERTRNYHEQAKEIDFWLVTQPAFLEAPEMAQVKAQCPQPAAAVISTNPQFITWLKLRLEYVITGEFQAPSATIPDPLASLASMSS; translated from the coding sequence ATGCAAACCTATTACTACGTATTAGCAAGTCAACGCTTTCTTGTTGAAGAAGAACCATTAGATGAAGTTCTCAGAGAACGCACGCGTAACTATCACGAACAAGCAAAAGAAATCGATTTCTGGTTAGTGACGCAGCCAGCCTTTTTAGAAGCGCCCGAAATGGCACAAGTTAAAGCTCAATGTCCTCAACCAGCAGCGGCGGTGATTTCTACCAATCCGCAATTTATCACTTGGCTGAAATTACGCTTAGAGTACGTCATCACTGGCGAATTTCAAGCACCATCGGCAACAATTCCCGATCCCTTAGCTTCGCTAGCGTCAATGTCGTCATAA
- a CDS encoding pyridoxine 5'-phosphate synthase, protein MPTLGVNIDHIATIRQARRTVEPDPVAAAVLAELGGADGITVHLREDRRHIQERDVRLLRETVRTHLNLEMAATDEMVAIALDIKPDYVTLVPEKREEVTTEGGLDIVGQLDRMNEVVDKLQSADIPVSLFIDADISQIEASVKVKAKFIELHTGRYAEAHNEASKQQELAILSQGAKQAIASGLRVNAGHGLTYWNVYPVACIPGMEELNIGHTIVSRAALVGLERAVREMKQAIRGEV, encoded by the coding sequence TTGCCTACATTAGGAGTCAACATCGATCACATCGCAACTATTCGACAAGCACGCCGAACTGTAGAACCCGATCCTGTCGCAGCAGCAGTCCTTGCTGAACTTGGCGGCGCGGATGGGATTACTGTGCATCTGCGCGAGGATCGACGCCATATTCAAGAACGCGATGTCCGTTTGTTGCGAGAAACTGTACGTACGCACCTAAATTTAGAAATGGCAGCTACCGATGAAATGGTGGCGATCGCACTGGATATCAAACCGGATTACGTGACGCTGGTGCCCGAAAAACGCGAGGAAGTCACAACCGAAGGCGGTTTAGATATTGTTGGTCAACTCGACCGCATGAACGAGGTTGTCGATAAGTTACAATCTGCCGACATTCCTGTGAGTTTATTTATTGATGCTGATATTTCACAAATTGAAGCATCTGTCAAGGTCAAGGCTAAATTTATTGAGTTGCATACGGGGCGTTATGCAGAAGCCCATAACGAAGCGAGTAAACAACAAGAACTCGCCATCCTTTCGCAAGGTGCAAAACAAGCGATCGCCTCCGGTTTACGTGTCAATGCAGGACACGGATTGACGTATTGGAATGTCTACCCTGTGGCTTGTATTCCAGGAATGGAAGAACTCAACATTGGTCATACTATCGTTAGCCGTGCAGCTTTAGTCGGTTTAGAGCGTGCGGTACGTGAGATGAAACAAGCGATTCGTGGAGAAGTGTAA
- a CDS encoding caspase family protein translates to MAKFALLIGVSHHGTGFNTLPGAVKDVEEMQRVLQKPGLGFDEVKTLKDPEPLVMQAAIEALFRDKAHQSGDLVLLYFSGYCIKDYSNKLFFATSHTSKNAQRELIKSTVVSASFVQDIMNDSRATQQILILDCRFTQASAASVAAAQDRASGDIASQLGGNRTILLSSATQSFFQHKGNDISTYTRYLVEGLEGAADLDGDRWIAVDELHEYISRKAEATAANIEPVIINSHNNKILIAPVAETQSQESEPLVLPTRRTRLFAPLVQHRSVRLLLGVSFTTLVTLVGATYILQRQQLLQLPFGNSLVAAPRDYSQTAQTRLDHAKTVWSLATTHDGQTLVSSSGDTTIKVWHLPSGKPIRTLSGHTAAVWSVAITPDGRSLVSGSGDKTIKVWNLRTGEAIRTLTGSQDTVWAVAISQDGNTLVSADGNNTLKVWDLPSGKLLRSFAADTSRLRTIALSPDGQTLASGGQGQDIKIWDVNTGQLIRTLAAHKSKIITVAISPDGETLASGSNDETVEIWNIRTGRLVRTLHGHTDHVNSVAISADGQFLVSGAEDREVKLWSLRTGQLLHTFQGHPGDVYAVAISPDDQTVISGDKEGQIKFWR, encoded by the coding sequence ATGGCTAAATTTGCACTACTGATTGGAGTTAGCCACCACGGTACTGGCTTTAACACCTTACCTGGTGCAGTCAAAGATGTCGAGGAAATGCAACGCGTACTGCAAAAACCAGGTTTAGGGTTTGATGAAGTGAAAACTTTAAAAGATCCTGAACCCCTTGTGATGCAAGCAGCAATTGAGGCTTTATTTCGAGATAAGGCGCATCAAAGTGGCGATCTAGTATTACTTTATTTTTCGGGTTATTGTATCAAGGACTACAGCAATAAATTATTTTTTGCAACAAGTCATACAAGTAAAAACGCGCAAAGAGAACTGATTAAATCGACAGTCGTATCGGCAAGTTTTGTGCAAGACATCATGAACGATAGCCGTGCGACACAACAGATCCTAATTTTAGATTGTCGCTTTACTCAAGCTTCAGCCGCTAGTGTTGCTGCTGCGCAGGATCGTGCTTCAGGAGATATCGCAAGTCAACTAGGAGGAAATCGCACGATTCTTTTATCGTCTGCAACTCAGTCATTCTTTCAACACAAAGGAAATGATATTTCCACTTATACGCGTTACCTAGTCGAAGGTCTAGAAGGTGCGGCAGACTTAGACGGCGATCGCTGGATTGCTGTTGACGAATTGCATGAATATATCAGCAGAAAAGCCGAAGCAACCGCCGCCAATATTGAGCCAGTTATCATAAATTCTCATAACAACAAAATTTTAATTGCTCCCGTAGCCGAGACGCAATCTCAAGAAAGTGAACCACTCGTATTACCAACCCGTAGGACAAGACTTTTTGCACCACTCGTCCAACATCGTAGCGTCCGCTTGCTTTTAGGAGTCAGCTTCACAACGCTAGTCACTTTAGTTGGAGCAACATATATTTTACAACGACAGCAGTTATTACAATTACCTTTTGGTAACTCGCTGGTTGCTGCGCCAAGAGATTACAGTCAAACCGCGCAAACACGCCTCGATCATGCAAAAACTGTTTGGTCACTCGCGACAACGCATGATGGTCAAACGCTGGTGAGTAGCAGTGGGGACACAACGATCAAAGTTTGGCATTTACCCAGTGGAAAACCGATCCGGACGTTATCAGGTCATACTGCTGCGGTTTGGTCAGTGGCGATTACTCCTGATGGGCGATCCTTAGTCAGTGGTAGTGGCGATAAAACAATTAAAGTTTGGAATCTTCGGACAGGCGAAGCGATCCGCACTCTGACGGGATCGCAAGATACCGTTTGGGCAGTTGCCATTAGTCAGGATGGTAACACGTTAGTTAGCGCTGACGGTAACAATACACTCAAAGTCTGGGATCTACCGTCTGGAAAATTACTCAGAAGCTTTGCGGCTGATACATCAAGGTTAAGGACAATCGCACTCAGTCCTGATGGACAAACCTTAGCGAGTGGTGGTCAAGGTCAAGATATCAAAATTTGGGATGTTAACACTGGTCAACTTATCCGCACGCTAGCCGCACACAAAAGTAAAATTATCACTGTTGCGATTAGTCCTGATGGCGAAACATTAGCGAGTGGTAGTAATGACGAAACCGTTGAAATCTGGAATATCCGCACAGGTAGATTAGTACGAACTTTGCACGGGCATACAGACCATGTAAACTCGGTAGCGATTAGTGCTGATGGTCAGTTTCTGGTAAGTGGTGCGGAAGATCGCGAAGTTAAATTATGGAGTTTGCGTACTGGTCAGCTATTACACACGTTTCAAGGACACCCTGGCGATGTTTACGCTGTAGCAATTAGCCCTGACGATCAAACCGTAATTAGCGGTGACAAAGAAGGGCAAATTAAATTTTGGCGATGA